From the genome of Pedobacter sp. MC2016-14, one region includes:
- a CDS encoding MFS transporter: MPKPSETIYSLQFGLVCLSSFLFSASFNMLIPELPAYLSSMGGSQYKGLIIALFTLTAGISRPFSGKLTDTIGRVPVMAVGSLVCFACGFLYPVLTTVAGFLLLRLIHGFSTGFKPTATAAYVADLVTSGKWGEAMGVHGICFSTGLAIGPAIGSMITEYFSINVLFYCSSLFALMSIVILYNMKETLKTKQRFQFSHLKINRKDIFESRVLPSIIIMFLSYISYGVILTIISDWSAFLGTSNKGLFFMVFTLTSLLIRFVAGKASDQYGRTQILKLALSLLAVALFLIGSAGSSLTLMLASALYGVATGMLSPTVTAWTVDLSNPTERGKAMATMYIALEAGIGMGALLAGWLFVEDIKMIPVTFYCCTGITVLALCYLQFIYKKKTATEGLTVLD, from the coding sequence ATGCCGAAACCTTCTGAGACGATTTATTCTTTACAATTTGGACTTGTTTGTTTGAGTTCCTTTCTTTTCTCCGCCAGCTTTAATATGCTGATACCTGAGTTACCTGCTTATTTGAGTAGCATGGGTGGGTCGCAATACAAAGGCTTAATCATTGCTTTATTTACTTTGACAGCTGGGATTTCAAGGCCTTTTAGCGGTAAGCTTACGGATACAATTGGACGGGTTCCTGTCATGGCGGTGGGCTCACTGGTTTGCTTCGCCTGCGGCTTTCTTTATCCCGTACTAACTACTGTTGCCGGCTTTTTGCTGCTGCGCCTGATCCATGGCTTTTCAACTGGTTTTAAACCAACAGCTACTGCCGCCTACGTTGCAGATTTGGTAACTTCGGGAAAATGGGGAGAAGCAATGGGCGTACATGGTATTTGTTTTAGTACAGGTTTGGCTATTGGCCCGGCAATAGGAAGTATGATTACGGAGTATTTTTCCATCAATGTGCTTTTTTATTGCTCTTCTTTATTCGCACTGATGTCGATAGTAATCCTCTACAACATGAAAGAGACTTTAAAGACTAAACAGCGTTTTCAATTTTCGCATTTAAAGATCAATCGTAAAGACATTTTTGAGTCGCGTGTGCTGCCTTCCATAATTATTATGTTTTTAAGTTATATAAGTTACGGCGTAATTTTAACCATAATTTCTGACTGGAGTGCTTTTTTAGGCACCAGCAATAAAGGCTTGTTTTTCATGGTATTTACGCTCACTTCCCTGTTAATCAGATTTGTGGCAGGCAAGGCTTCAGATCAATACGGCAGAACGCAAATCTTAAAGCTAGCACTCTCGCTTCTGGCAGTTGCATTATTTTTAATTGGTAGTGCTGGCTCCTCACTTACGCTAATGCTGGCTTCAGCATTGTATGGTGTGGCAACAGGTATGTTATCCCCCACTGTTACGGCCTGGACGGTAGATTTAAGCAATCCTACGGAGCGGGGAAAAGCAATGGCAACAATGTACATTGCGCTGGAAGCAGGGATAGGAATGGGCGCATTATTAGCTGGATGGTTGTTTGTGGAGGACATTAAAATGATCCCCGTAACCTTTTACTGCTGCACAGGTATTACTGTACTTGCCCTTTGTTACCTGCAATTTATTTATAAAAAGAAAACTGCCACTGAGGGGCTTACCGTTTTAGATTAA
- a CDS encoding PAS domain-containing protein translates to MTLDEINAIYNAMPAPSLVLKNNTPHFTVLSANRAMLKLTGRAIDQWLGKEISEVLPYYSNPSMVDGHTLNNALNEVVAKKNPQQVTGMPRNWRIESYPILNDNEEILYIIQSLIDLTAANDYTVPLEHLEKEVLELNSVSKASITEVLKTYIKGIESIFPEMLCSIMKVKNGRIYNWLSPSLPDAYNLALNGLEIGNLVGSCGAAAFLKQKVISSDVANDERWKDFKDIALRHNLKSCWSYPIFNSDNEVVATFGMYYAEVKTPDEGELTIIERAAALVTVIMENRQYAELLEETSILMNQGQELAHFGNWSWDIPSNTVTWSDTLYSIYGLKKTEFKATFEGYLELLHVNDRERVVHTIHSILETGRDAEFEERILRPNGEIRHLKSWGTLKYDLSGNPFKMVGACLDITESKKIQEDLLRSEKNYHDLFHHSPQPMWVYELPSLKFLAVNDSAIADYGYSRDEFLQMTLRDIRPPEDVASLHEIVENEIEDGVLHSCLARHVKKSGEIIFVNARGNSLQYNGKNARIVVALDQTEKIIAEENLTESERRFKTLIQDGADLIAIMDIDTIYKYVSPNSERILSEKAEHLVGKAALSFIHRLDREMVEQAFTHLSIHKRVEIPPYRYFNGNKKLRWAETVLTDMRNDPAIAGIITNSRDITLRMEHELKIKNHLERYNIVSKATSDAIWDLDMPTGKVVWNQGIKGIFGHAKTLQSYEWWMANVHPDDITPITEKIQQHIKSKESRWTSEYRFRCANGSYKFVQDRVFLIFDDYGQPLRMIGAMQDITDRINYIHTIEQHNRHLREINWAQSHLVRAPLARILGILELLNHPNTDADTNATLLAYLTLSAKELDAEISESIVRTKA, encoded by the coding sequence ATGACATTGGACGAAATTAACGCAATTTACAATGCTATGCCGGCCCCAAGCTTGGTTTTAAAGAACAATACGCCTCATTTCACTGTCCTTTCTGCCAACCGTGCCATGCTAAAACTTACAGGCAGGGCTATAGACCAATGGCTTGGAAAAGAAATTTCTGAGGTTCTGCCCTATTATTCTAACCCTTCTATGGTTGATGGCCATACCTTAAACAATGCGCTGAATGAGGTGGTCGCTAAAAAAAATCCGCAGCAAGTTACCGGTATGCCGCGAAACTGGCGGATAGAGAGTTATCCCATTTTGAACGACAACGAAGAGATACTTTACATTATACAGAGTTTGATAGACCTTACCGCTGCTAATGATTATACGGTACCGCTAGAGCATCTGGAAAAAGAGGTTTTGGAATTAAATTCTGTGAGCAAAGCCTCGATTACAGAAGTGTTAAAAACCTACATAAAAGGCATAGAAAGTATTTTTCCAGAAATGCTGTGCTCTATTATGAAGGTGAAAAATGGTCGCATTTACAACTGGCTATCTCCATCTTTACCTGATGCTTATAACCTAGCCCTTAATGGTCTTGAAATTGGCAACCTTGTGGGTTCCTGCGGAGCGGCAGCTTTTTTGAAACAGAAAGTAATCTCCAGTGATGTTGCAAACGATGAACGATGGAAGGACTTTAAAGACATTGCTTTACGTCACAATCTGAAATCATGTTGGTCTTACCCTATTTTTAATTCTGATAATGAGGTTGTAGCTACCTTTGGTATGTATTACGCCGAAGTAAAAACGCCTGATGAGGGCGAGTTAACGATTATAGAACGTGCGGCCGCCTTAGTTACTGTAATTATGGAAAACAGGCAGTATGCTGAGCTGTTGGAGGAAACCTCTATTTTAATGAATCAAGGGCAGGAACTTGCACATTTCGGTAATTGGTCATGGGATATACCTTCAAATACAGTAACCTGGTCGGATACGCTATATTCTATTTATGGCTTAAAGAAAACAGAATTTAAAGCCACTTTTGAAGGGTATCTGGAACTGCTGCATGTAAACGACAGAGAAAGAGTTGTCCACACTATTCATTCAATATTAGAAACAGGTAGGGATGCAGAGTTTGAAGAGCGCATTTTAAGGCCAAATGGAGAGATCAGGCACCTAAAATCATGGGGTACATTGAAGTACGACTTAAGCGGTAATCCATTTAAAATGGTTGGCGCCTGCCTGGACATTACAGAAAGCAAAAAAATCCAGGAAGATCTGCTCCGCTCAGAGAAAAACTATCATGATTTATTTCACCACAGTCCTCAACCCATGTGGGTATATGAGTTGCCTTCCTTAAAATTTTTGGCAGTAAATGATTCTGCAATTGCTGACTATGGTTATTCCAGGGATGAATTTCTTCAAATGACGCTAAGAGACATCCGACCTCCGGAAGATGTTGCATCACTACATGAAATTGTAGAAAATGAAATTGAAGATGGTGTGCTGCACAGTTGTCTTGCCAGACATGTAAAAAAATCAGGAGAGATTATTTTTGTAAATGCCCGAGGAAATTCGCTTCAGTACAATGGAAAAAATGCCAGGATAGTGGTAGCATTGGACCAGACTGAAAAAATTATTGCGGAGGAGAACTTAACTGAAAGTGAACGACGTTTTAAAACCTTGATACAAGACGGTGCTGACCTGATTGCCATCATGGACATCGATACCATTTACAAATATGTGAGTCCCAATTCTGAACGAATTTTAAGTGAGAAAGCTGAACATCTTGTTGGCAAGGCGGCTTTAAGTTTCATCCACAGGCTGGATAGAGAAATGGTAGAACAAGCGTTTACGCATCTGAGTATACATAAGCGTGTAGAAATTCCGCCGTACAGGTATTTTAACGGAAATAAAAAATTAAGGTGGGCAGAAACAGTGCTTACAGATATGCGAAATGATCCTGCAATTGCGGGAATCATTACAAATTCAAGGGATATTACGTTAAGGATGGAGCATGAACTTAAGATTAAGAACCATCTGGAACGATACAATATTGTTTCAAAAGCCACTAGTGATGCCATTTGGGATTTGGATATGCCAACAGGTAAAGTAGTATGGAACCAAGGAATTAAAGGGATATTCGGACACGCCAAGACGCTTCAGAGTTACGAATGGTGGATGGCCAATGTGCATCCTGATGATATCACTCCAATTACAGAGAAAATACAGCAACATATCAAATCTAAGGAGTCGCGATGGACTTCGGAATACCGTTTCAGATGTGCTAATGGTAGTTATAAATTTGTGCAGGACCGTGTTTTCCTAATTTTTGACGATTATGGCCAACCCCTTCGTATGATTGGAGCCATGCAGGACATTACCGACAGAATTAATTACATACATACTATTGAACAACATAACCGCCATTTAAGGGAAATTAACTGGGCCCAATCACATCTGGTACGCGCGCCTCTTGCAAGAATATTGGGAATACTGGAACTGCTGAATCATCCTAACACAGATGCAGATACCAATGCAACCTTGCTGGCCTATCTTACGCTTTCAGCAAAAGAATTGGATGCGGAGATCTCCGAATCAATTGTGAGAACTAAAGCTTAA
- a CDS encoding PKD-like family lipoprotein, translating to MKTNKKYTATLFSLILAFLMAVLTGGCQKDLGNYDINPVDSLDIGNMQERYQFTIGTKADIKPDLKFLKGSAYAENDFSYEWASYVGNTSAKKIIHNGKNLDVVIPLAIGNYRVYYVVTQKSTGITWQKMFNLAIYGTFQPGGWFVLNDISGKSRLDYYQEDRTTWNTFPLIYRDFTSLIKDVNTGNAMELTGKPVSITAFENKDVINATSVYRLYINTDKETQWINITSGFIWDKQRYVFTNETISGEPTFVSTIYPGFSNGAYAYKDHQLYLYHTTYSLYGTPINRITGTQGTFPISEHLAAPPNTYMHAIFFDTQGKRFLRANQTVSAATIITVTGQGLNMASVEKDLVWMGSTAVFSGQVAAILKDNNSRYYLARISFPYATATSTSITLSVTSFEEVTDRLTGIGTADKFVLDQQYGYLFYMSGSKLYQYDMNNKVVKLAKDYGSRTVTLLKYNAMKFGVASVPSNLTRLGTPGYGIIVGSYDAQNPATSGTVDIFSASPLMGDLTLATPSFTGLGKVVDVKYSEL from the coding sequence ATGAAGACCAATAAAAAATATACGGCTACGCTATTTTCTCTGATCTTAGCTTTTTTAATGGCTGTGTTAACTGGCGGATGCCAAAAAGATTTAGGGAATTACGATATCAATCCTGTAGATTCTCTTGATATCGGCAACATGCAGGAAAGGTACCAGTTTACCATTGGCACCAAAGCAGACATCAAACCTGATTTAAAGTTTTTAAAGGGCAGTGCTTATGCAGAAAATGACTTTAGTTATGAATGGGCCTCGTACGTTGGCAATACTTCTGCAAAAAAAATCATTCATAATGGTAAAAATTTAGATGTAGTCATTCCTTTGGCTATCGGTAATTACCGGGTTTATTATGTGGTTACGCAGAAATCGACAGGCATTACCTGGCAAAAGATGTTTAATCTGGCCATTTATGGTACTTTTCAGCCGGGCGGATGGTTTGTATTGAATGACATCTCAGGTAAATCCAGGTTAGATTATTATCAGGAAGACCGGACTACCTGGAATACCTTTCCACTAATCTATCGCGATTTTACCTCGCTCATAAAGGATGTAAATACTGGAAATGCAATGGAACTAACAGGTAAACCCGTATCTATTACGGCATTCGAAAATAAAGATGTGATTAACGCGACCTCGGTTTACAGACTCTATATCAATACAGATAAGGAAACACAGTGGATCAATATCACATCAGGATTTATCTGGGATAAGCAGCGTTATGTTTTCACTAATGAAACAATATCAGGAGAGCCGACTTTCGTTTCTACTATCTATCCTGGTTTTTCAAATGGCGCATACGCCTACAAAGATCATCAACTGTATCTTTATCATACTACCTATTCTTTGTACGGAACTCCTATTAACCGCATTACAGGTACTCAAGGTACATTTCCAATATCAGAACATCTGGCTGCTCCGCCAAATACCTATATGCATGCCATATTTTTTGATACCCAGGGCAAACGCTTTCTAAGAGCCAATCAAACTGTGAGTGCCGCAACTATAATTACTGTTACCGGTCAGGGCCTCAATATGGCCAGTGTAGAAAAGGATCTGGTATGGATGGGTTCAACTGCTGTATTTAGCGGGCAAGTAGCAGCAATACTTAAAGATAACAATAGCCGATACTATCTGGCAAGAATCAGTTTTCCATACGCTACTGCTACGTCAACTTCCATTACATTGAGCGTAACTTCTTTTGAAGAGGTTACCGATAGGCTAACCGGTATTGGCACTGCTGATAAGTTTGTACTGGACCAGCAATATGGTTATCTATTTTACATGAGTGGCAGCAAGCTTTACCAATATGACATGAATAATAAGGTAGTTAAGCTTGCCAAAGATTACGGAAGCCGCACAGTAACACTCTTGAAATATAATGCTATGAAGTTTGGCGTAGCTAGCGTGCCAAGTAATTTGACCAGATTAGGCACCCCTGGCTACGGTATTATTGTCGGAAGCTATGATGCTCAAAATCCAGCAACATCAGGAACAGTAGATATCTTTAGTGCATCTCCCCTTATGGGAGACCTTACCCTGGCTACGCCATCTTTTACCGGGTTGGGGAAAGTGGTAGATGTAAAGTATAGTGAGCTCTAA
- a CDS encoding DUF4843 domain-containing protein — translation MKNRNSLLILTLTGVVVLSILSCKKKGLELYDEAANGSSIYFKEAISSKIQLQKNVSFGYVGYSVMDSVLAIPVAVTGYPSNEDRTFQLTITNATTAISGTHYSFLRPPVIRAGRVVDTLLLRINRTADMALKQYEINLLLEQNGVFTTSLVDTSKIYLKYKILLDDIAGVSYLWTTYSRAAAIVNYFGVYSRRKVDLMIEVLKLNPSFFYDPAAGTITTTQILSFSRYMYYWLNKEATEGREYLDENGVVIKMGQYAN, via the coding sequence ATGAAGAACAGAAACAGTTTATTAATACTCACATTAACAGGAGTTGTAGTGCTCAGCATACTTTCCTGCAAGAAAAAAGGCCTCGAACTATATGATGAGGCCGCTAATGGAAGCAGTATTTATTTTAAAGAAGCCATCAGTTCTAAAATCCAGCTTCAAAAAAATGTATCATTTGGATATGTTGGTTATAGCGTCATGGACTCTGTGCTTGCCATCCCGGTAGCGGTAACTGGCTATCCAAGCAATGAAGATAGAACATTCCAACTAACCATCACCAATGCTACAACAGCTATCTCAGGTACCCACTATAGTTTTTTACGTCCGCCTGTAATTCGTGCAGGCAGGGTAGTGGATACACTGCTGCTTAGAATTAACAGAACTGCAGATATGGCACTCAAACAGTATGAAATAAACCTCCTACTGGAACAGAATGGCGTATTTACGACTAGTTTGGTGGACACTTCAAAAATATACCTGAAGTACAAAATTTTGCTGGATGACATTGCAGGCGTATCTTATTTATGGACTACCTATTCCAGAGCGGCGGCAATTGTAAATTATTTTGGCGTCTATTCCCGAAGAAAGGTAGACCTCATGATAGAAGTGTTAAAACTCAATCCAAGCTTCTTTTATGATCCTGCAGCTGGTACCATTACCACCACCCAAATTTTGTCTTTTAGCAGGTATATGTACTATTGGCTTAACAAAGAAGCCACTGAAGGAAGAGAATATTTGGATGAGAATGGGGTAGTTATTAAAATGGGGCAGTATGCAAATTAG
- a CDS encoding RagB/SusD family nutrient uptake outer membrane protein, translating into MKRFRYLMFILGLTMLLTSCNKWLDVQPEDKLTEQQIYATKSGIAEVLNALYLKLGSNALYGQNLTLDKLDLFAQRYHGYASNARYYNYINYNYEDETVKASLAEIWKGLYEVAGNANQFITNLKKYSGVLTPAQEEQYIGEAMAIRSLAYFDLLRMFGPIYATNPTGASIPYYRSLSAEVGDFLPANTVVQYLLEDLDQAIKYLAKDPIIAQNGTDNYNNYRLNLYAAQVLKARVLMWRGTTDDKAQALLLAKQIIAVATKFPWVAHADITGSAADANRIFSTEIIFGTFNSKLYDLQNTLFSSSIAELRILSTGQNNYVESVYEGNQGDYRFTYSWPYPSGGAVTFRTFIKYQDMSTSTLTRRFTIPLIRLSEVYYIAAECETNTAQALTYLNTVRQKRNLLVDITNYASFRTELTKEYLKEFYGEGQLWYYYKRNQMTSIASPNTVTGGGNYTIALSNYVFPIPESELSSR; encoded by the coding sequence ATGAAAAGATTTAGATACTTAATGTTCATCCTTGGTCTAACCATGCTGCTTACTTCATGTAACAAGTGGCTTGACGTACAGCCGGAAGATAAGTTGACAGAGCAGCAGATATATGCCACCAAAAGTGGGATAGCTGAGGTGCTCAATGCCTTGTACTTAAAACTTGGCTCCAATGCACTATATGGTCAAAACCTTACGCTTGATAAGCTAGACTTGTTTGCTCAGCGCTATCATGGGTATGCCAGTAATGCAAGGTATTATAATTACATCAATTATAATTATGAGGATGAAACTGTAAAGGCTTCTTTAGCCGAAATCTGGAAAGGGCTTTACGAAGTGGCCGGAAATGCAAATCAGTTCATCACCAACCTAAAAAAATATTCTGGTGTATTAACTCCCGCACAAGAAGAACAATATATAGGAGAAGCAATGGCCATCCGTTCTTTGGCCTATTTTGATTTATTGCGCATGTTTGGACCTATATATGCCACAAATCCTACAGGGGCATCCATTCCATACTACCGCAGCTTAAGTGCCGAAGTTGGTGATTTTTTACCGGCCAACACAGTAGTGCAATACTTACTTGAGGACCTGGACCAGGCTATAAAATATTTGGCTAAAGATCCAATTATTGCTCAAAATGGTACAGATAACTACAATAACTACCGCCTAAATTTATATGCGGCCCAGGTTTTGAAAGCAAGGGTATTGATGTGGCGAGGTACCACAGATGATAAAGCACAAGCCCTATTACTGGCCAAACAGATAATTGCTGTAGCCACTAAATTTCCATGGGTTGCCCATGCAGATATTACAGGTAGCGCTGCGGATGCTAACCGAATTTTTTCTACAGAAATCATCTTTGGCACCTTTAACAGTAAACTTTACGATTTGCAGAACACCTTATTTTCTTCCAGTATTGCTGAACTCAGGATTCTATCTACCGGGCAGAATAATTATGTAGAATCTGTTTATGAAGGCAATCAGGGCGATTATCGTTTTACTTATTCCTGGCCATATCCTTCTGGCGGTGCTGTTACGTTTAGAACCTTCATTAAATATCAGGACATGTCTACCAGCACGCTTACACGTCGTTTTACCATTCCATTGATCAGGTTAAGCGAAGTGTATTATATTGCTGCAGAATGCGAAACAAATACCGCTCAGGCTTTAACTTACCTGAATACTGTTCGGCAAAAAAGGAACCTGCTGGTAGACATTACAAATTATGCCAGTTTCCGTACCGAACTCACCAAAGAATACCTAAAGGAATTTTATGGGGAGGGGCAGCTTTGGTATTATTATAAACGTAATCAAATGACGAGCATCGCAAGTCCAAATACGGTAACAGGTGGAGGTAACTACACTATCGCACTTTCAAATTATGTATTTCCAATTCCTGAGTCAGAACTCAGTTCAAGATAA